One stretch of Nicotiana tabacum cultivar K326 chromosome 18, ASM71507v2, whole genome shotgun sequence DNA includes these proteins:
- the LOC142172723 gene encoding uncharacterized protein LOC142172723, with amino-acid sequence MARTRTPSSARRGAGRGTTRGGGQVGAHQTRAQTSRQATPQPEVVNTGQSQATMPNRVQEQMVQDAPPSVPVDVPTVTLHADALVRLLNVLEALVPTQGGLPAPQTTSQAQAQVQLNVAAPQISPQQVVQPVANTGQSKDLKNFIDLKPPEFDATQASIEPQKFIQRCEKILSTLGLKETRGVESWWNLVQRGRRAGLSPITWSEFSAMFMDRFIPLSKRDDMRHQFEQLRQGSMTVTEYDAKFTDLASYAPFLVADEHEKVRRFVDGLEHRYRGPVVRDVRGGSYEELVDTALRYESYQERDKIERESKRARSADGFSGAPSGSKSDFNRGQSRPTQSESVVQSSRNGACFTCGQKGHIAEYCPRGYSATSHATPQPQRMFTGTQTQTQPTRADPQVARAQGRQGTQTAEGAGGPPRFFAMARQDVEASNAVVTGIITIGSYGAYALIDPGSTYSYGKDTVVDLLVLPMSDLDVIMGMDWLASCYASVDCHSKLIRFDFPGEPCLVWKGITPLTRGKIISYVKARRMINNGCLGFIATVHDTRLEDVTIDNVPVVREFANVFPEDLPGLPPTREIEFISFLGHVMSRDGIQVDPKKIKAVRDWPRPTTPTEIRSFLGLAGYYRRFVEGFSKIATPLTRLTQKGVAFQWSNECEESFQKLKVALTTAPILTLPTGAGGFTIYCDASQVGLGCVLMQNGKVVAYASRQLKNHEKNYPTHDLELAAIVKALQFEESHLAKFRDRVQNKDVKSFAIDSEGVLRRHGRLCIPMVGDVKQLILEEAHSSCYSIHPDATKMYQDLRELYWWKEQLADIYLREIVRLHGVPISIISYRGAQFTAKFWKSFQKSLGSQLPLAEFSYNNSYQLSIQMAPFEALYGRKCRSLVGWFEPGEA; translated from the exons ATGGCTAGGACACGCACACCTTCATCTGCTAGACGTGGTGCTGGACGGGGTACTACTCGAGGTGGTGGTCAAGTTGGGGCTCATCAAACTAGAGCTCAGACTAGTAGACAGGCCACTCCTCAACCAGAAGTTGTAAACACGGGTCAGTCCCAAGCTACTATGCCAAATCGAGTGCAAGAACAAATGGTTCAGGATGCTCCACCATCAGTCCCAGTTGATGTGCCTACGGTTACCTTACATGCAGATGCATTGGTGAGGTTGTTGAATGTGTTGGAGGCATTAGTGCCTACTCAGGGTGGACTTCCAGCTCCCCAGACTACTTCGCAGGCGCAAGCACAGGTTCAGCTGAATGTTGCAGCTCCTCAAATATCCCCTCAACAGGTCGTTCAGCCAGTTGCAAATACAGGGCAGTCTAAGGATCTTAAGAATTTTATAGATCTTAAGCCACCAGAGTTCGATGCTACACAGGCTTCTATTGAGCCCCAGAAGTTCATTCAGCGTTGTGAGAAGATACTATCTACTTTGGGGCTGAAGGAGACTCGAGGGGTGGAGTCATGGTGGAATTTAGTTCAGAGAGGTAGACGAGCAGGTTTGTCACCTATTACTTGGTCAGAATTTTCAGCTATGTTTATGGATAGGTTCATTCCACTGAGCAAGCGAGACGACATGAGACATCAGTTCGAGCAACTGCGCCAGGGCAGTATGACAGTTACAGAGTATGACGCTAAATTCACTGACTTAGCCAGTTATGCACCTTTTCTAGTTGCAGATGAGCATGAGAAGGTGAGGAGGTTCGTGGATGGGCTTGAGCATCGTTATCGGGGTCCTGTGGTTAGGGATGTTCGAGGTGGTTCATACGAAGAGTTAGTGGATACTGCTCTCCGTTATGAGTCTTATCAAGAGAGGGACAAGATCGAGCGAGAAAGCAAAAGGGCTCGTAGCGCCGACGGGTTTAGTGGAGCTCCATCTGGGAGCAAAAGTGACTTTAATCGTGGGCAGTCCAGACCTACTCAGTCAGAGTCAGTGGTGCAGTCTTCTAGGA AtggggcttgttttacttgtggtcaAAAAGGACATATTGCTGAGTATTGTCCTAGAGGATATTCTGCTACTAGCCATGCTACTCCACAGCCGCAGAGAATGTTTACAGGTACACAAACTCAGACTCAGCCAACTAGAGCCGATCCGCAAGTTGCTCGTGCACAGGGTCGACAGGGTACACAAACTGCTGAGGGAGCGGGTGGACCTCCGAGATTCTTTGCTATGGCCAGACAAGATGTCGAGGCATCTAATGCAGTCGTCACAGGTATTATCACTATCGGTTCTTATGGAGCTTACGCTCTTATTGATCCTGgttctacgtattcatat GGCAAGGACACCGTAGTCGATCTACTAGTATTGCCTATGTCTGACCTTGATGTaattatgggtatggattggttagcttcatgttatgcttcagTTGATTGTCATTCCAAGCTTATACGTTTTGACTTTCCTGGAGAACCATGTTTAGTGTGGAAAGGCATAACTCCTCTGACTCGGGGAAAGATAATATCATATGTAAAAGCACGTCGAATGATTAATAATGGGTGCTTGGGTTTTATTGCTACCGTTCATGATACGCGTTTGGAGGATGTTACTATTGATAATGTTCCAGTGGTTCGAGAATTTGCTAATGTGTTTCCAGAAGATTTACCCGGGCTGCCTCCGACAAGAGAAATTGAgttca TTTCCTTTTTGGGACATGTGATGTCACGAGATGGGattcaagttgatccaaagaagataaaggCAGTTCGAGATTGGCCTCGACCCACTACTCCTACAGAGATACGTAGTTTCTTAGgcctagcaggatattatagaaGGTTTGTTGAGGGTTTCTCAAAGATAGCCACTCCGTTGACTCGATTAACTCAGAAAGGTGTTGCATTTcagtggtcgaatgagtgtgaagAAAGTTTTCAGAAATTGAAGGTCGCGTTGACTACGGCTCCAATTTTGACACTCCCTACAGGTGCAGGGGGTTTTACtatttattgtgatgcgtctcaaGTCGGTTTGGGTTGTGTGCTAATGCAGAATGGCAAAGTAGTAGCTTATGCTTCTCGACAGCTAAAGaaccatgaaaagaattatccaactcatgacttgGAATTGGCTGCGATC GTCAAGGCTCTTCAATTTGAAGAATCCCATCTTGCTAAATTCCGAGATCGAGTGCAGAATAAGGATGTTAAGTCATTTGCTATTGACAGTGAAGGTGTGTTACGTCGACATGGTAGATTGTGTATCCCCATGGTAGGTGATGTGAAACAGTTGATTCTCGAAGAGGCTCATAGCTCCTGCTACTCTATTCATCCAGATGCTACTAAAATGTATCAAGACTTGCGTGAATTGTACTGGTGGAAAG AACAGTTAGCAGATATTTACCTCCGCGAAATTGTTCGacttcatggtgtgcctatttctaTAATATCGTATCGGGGTGCACAGTTTACTGCTAAGTTTTGGAAGTCGTTTCAGAAGTCATTGGGTTCTCAG TTGCCGTtggcagagttttcttataataacagctatcagtTGAGTATACAAATGGCGCCGTTTGAAGCTCTATATGGTCGAAAATGTCGTTcactagttggatggtttgaacctgGTGAAGCATAG